The genomic interval ACTATTTACAACAGATTTGGTAAATTAATTTACACATTTAAACCCTCAACTGGGAGTTGGAATGGATATACTAATACTGGTAATTTAGCAAATGCATCAGATTATTGGTTTATAGTAGCATTTACTTTTCAAGGAAAGCATACAGAATTTAGATCTAACCTTTCATTGATAAGAAATTAGCGTTATTTTTGCTGATCTAAAATCGTAACATGCTTGTAAAACGTATTTTTTATTATTTAATAGGATTATCATTAGGCGCTATTGGTGTCTATTTTTTTTGGCAGAAAAAAAATGCTTCTTTTGATTATGGCATGGATGCTAGAACTCTAAAAACTATCAGAATAAGAGATAGAGTTTATTCTGATGAAGCTAAAATAAAAATGACACAACATAATATTGACACCTTAAAAATAGCAGCCATTTTACAAAATGGCGATGTTGATTTTGGAAAAGGAAAACCAAGACAAAAGCCTTGTGCAGAATATTATGTTACAGGAAAAAAAGAATTGAAAACTGTTAGTTTATTAATAGAACGTTGTGATTCTACAGCAACTATAAAGAAAGTGATTTTAAATTAACAATTTTTGTATTTGTCATGGATTCCTACTCCACTTAATATCATAGGAATAATCTTTTCTAATCTTTTTTGCTTTGTAACCTCTCTTTTTGCTGAAGAAATATAATCGGCATAGTCTCTTTTTTTACTTACAGTTAAGCTTTCGAAAGAAGTAATCAGTTTTTTATTAGTATCTAAAGCTGCTTGTAAAAATGAACAAACCACTAAAGGTTTAGCTCTATTTGGTTTTATTTCATTTCCTGCCTTTACATTATCTATAGCTTCTAAAACATAGCTTTTTATTAATTCAGTATCAATTTCATCCATAGAATGAAATCTCCATTGTAACATTGCTTTTGTTTTTCCTTCTTGAGCGTTTATAAAAACTTTCTGTTCATCTTTTAATAATACTCCTTGAAAAAACCATAAACCACAATAATTTTTAAAAGCTGCTAAACCCACAATATTTTTATCGTTAAAAACATAGGTTGGTGCACCCCATTTTATTGTTTCTTCAACAGGTAAATTTGTAAATACTGAGCGTAATAAAACCAACTCTTTACTACACTTTTCTTTTTTAGAAATATATTCGGCAACTTTATCATTCATTTTTTAATCTTTTATAATAGAGTTCTTCAATTTTATCTACATTTTTTATGGTCTTTTTCACCCAATTAAAGTACAAAATTTCTTTTTCTTGATTTGTTAGTTCCCAATCTATAGTAGAGTTTCTTAGTTTTTCGGTTACATTTTGCAAAATAATAGCTGCTGCAACAGATATGTTTAAGCTTTCTGTAAAACCAACCATTGGAATTTTTAAAAATCCATCTGCATGTTCTTTAACATAATCAGAAACTCCTTCCTTTTCTACACCAAATACAAATGCTGATTTTTTAGTAATATCAAAATCTTCTAACAAACAAGAATCATTGTGTGGTGTTGTAGCAATTATTTGATACCCATTTTCTTTTAATTCTTTTAAAC from Lutibacter sp. Hel_I_33_5 carries:
- a CDS encoding RNA methyltransferase, yielding MIDKQLLTYYEGYLTDKRKKLFRKILAQRTRHFTVVLEDIFQAHNASAVVRTCDIFGVQDIHAIENKYINKVSRHVAKGSQKWLSLNRYSSDGDNTKTCLKELKENGYQIIATTPHNDSCLLEDFDITKKSAFVFGVEKEGVSDYVKEHADGFLKIPMVGFTESLNISVAAAIILQNVTEKLRNSTIDWELTNQEKEILYFNWVKKTIKNVDKIEELYYKRLKNE
- a CDS encoding DUF4258 domain-containing protein, encoding MLVKRIFYYLIGLSLGAIGVYFFWQKKNASFDYGMDARTLKTIRIRDRVYSDEAKIKMTQHNIDTLKIAAILQNGDVDFGKGKPRQKPCAEYYVTGKKELKTVSLLIERCDSTATIKKVILN
- a CDS encoding YdeI family protein; amino-acid sequence: MNDKVAEYISKKEKCSKELVLLRSVFTNLPVEETIKWGAPTYVFNDKNIVGLAAFKNYCGLWFFQGVLLKDEQKVFINAQEGKTKAMLQWRFHSMDEIDTELIKSYVLEAIDNVKAGNEIKPNRAKPLVVCSFLQAALDTNKKLITSFESLTVSKKRDYADYISSAKREVTKQKRLEKIIPMILSGVGIHDKYKNC